A single genomic interval of Salvelinus namaycush isolate Seneca chromosome 41, SaNama_1.0, whole genome shotgun sequence harbors:
- the LOC120034516 gene encoding probable phosphatase phospho1 produces the protein MNCFGSPPGEDVPPPRSRRSANNMASNSATPPSDRRFLIFFDFDETIVNESSDDVVVQAAPGQNLPAWLKDTYRPGHYNEYMHRVLAYMAEKGVTESAIRSVIEKIPASPGMLALFQFLRHRPPQDFEVVLVSDANTFFIESWLRRVGARQLFVKIFTNPATFDKDGRLVLRPFHSHSCLRCPENMCKQVILRDYVMRRTQERGRPFQRVFYVGDGANDFCPSLILGPRDTAFARRDYPMHRLITEIHEARPGEFKAVTVPWASGDDVVERLRRHAEEKL, from the coding sequence ATGAACTGCTTTGGCTCTCCCCCAGGCGAGGACGTTCCCCCCCCACGTTCCAGACGCTCCGCAAACAACATGGCCTCCAACTCAGCAACACCCCCCTCTGACAGGCGCTTCCTCATCTTCTTCGACTTTGACGAGACCATTGTGAATGAGAGCAGTGATGATGTGGTGGTGCAGGCAGCCCCAGGGCAGAACCTCCCCGCCTGGCTGAAGGACACCTACCGACCGGGCCACTACAACGAGTACATGCACCGCGTGCTGGCCTACATGGCAGAGAAGGGCGTGACCGAGAGCGCCATCCGCTCCGTCATCGAGAAGATCCCCGCCTCTCCCGGCATGCTGGCCCTGTTCCAGTTCCTTCGCCACCGCCCCCCGCAGGACTTTGAGGTGGTTCTGGTGTCTGATGCCAACACTTTCTTCATCGAGTCCTGGCTCCGCCGCGTTGGGGCCCGCCAGCTCTTCGTCAAGATCTTCACCAACCCTGCCACCTTCGACAAGGATGGCCGGCTGGTGCTGCGCCCCTTCCACTCCCACAGCTGCCTGCGCTGCCCGGAGAACATGTGCAAGCAGGTGATCTTGAGGGACTATGTGATGCGGCGGACGCAGGAGCGTGGGCGGCCGTTCCAGAGGGTATTCTACGTGGGCGATGGGGCCAACGACTTCTGCCCGTCTCTGATCCTGGGCCCCCGGGACACGGCGTTTGCCCGGCGGGACTACCCCATGCACCGGCTGATCACTGAAATCCACGAGGCCAGGCCGGGGGAGTTCAAAGCTGTTACTGTGCCCTGGGCCAGTGGGGATGATGTGGTGGAGCGACTCAGGAGGCACGCAGAGGAGAAATTATGA